The sequence below is a genomic window from Citricoccus muralis.
ATTTCAATCAGGAACTCTTCGGCGGCCCCACGGAGGCTCCCTGGGGCCTGACCGTGGACCCAGATCACCCGAACTTCCCGGCGGAATTCCCCGCGGACACCCTGTTCCACCCCACGTTCCTGTATGAAATGGTCTGGAGCCTCGTCGGTGTGGCTCTGCTGTTGTTGCTGGACCGCCGTTTCCCTCTGCGCCGCGGCATGATGGTCTGGCTCTATGTCGCCTGGTACACCCTGGGGCGTACCTGGATCGAGATGCTACGGATCGACGACGCCCAACTGATCACCTTCTTCGGGATCGAACAGCGCCTGAACGTGTGGACATCGCTGGCCATGTTCCTGTTGGCCATCGGGTTCCTCGTGTACCTGTGGGTGACCCGTCCGCGGACCCCAGAGGCGCGCACCAGCGCCGACGCGATCTACGTGCCAGGTCGTGAACGCGGCCCCGAGGGCGCAGAGATCACATCAGATACCGAAGCCGCTACGGATACTTCCATCGAGTCCGAGACAACGGACCAGCCCCGGCGCGGCTGAGTTGCACCGACATCATCCGGTAACATAGATTTAGCGCAGAAAATTTTTCCCGGTGCGTGGCCGGGCCCGATACTCGGGCTTGGGACGCACCGCTGGGGCCAACGGCGTCCCCTTTTGGAGAGCACAGCTCACACAGAAGGGATGCAGTATGACGGACCCCGAGAACTCTCTCAACCCGTTCACCCGCTTCGCTCAGATTCCGCCGGCTCAGGGGCTTTACGATCCCGCCACGGAAAAGGACAATTGCGGGCTAGCGATGATCGCCAACCTGCGCGGCGGACCCACCCATCAGGTCGTTGACCACGCACTGACCGCCCTGCGTGCCCTCGAGCACCGCGGTGCGGTGGGAGCGGACGAAGGCACCGGTGACGGTGCTGGCATCTTGCTGCAGATACCGGACGGTTTCTTCCGCGCCGTCGTCGATTTCACCCTTCCCGAGCCTGGCCATTACGCCGTCGGCATCGCCTTCCTGCCCCAGGAAGAGCCGAGTTGTGCTGCCGCCGTCGCCGAACTCGAAGAACTCGCCCAGGACGAAGATCTCCAGGTGCTCGGTTGGCGTGAAGTACCCGTGGACGAAGACACGCTCGGTTCCGGTTCGCGGGCCACCAAGCCCACTCTGCGGCAGTTGTTCGTGACGATGGCGCCCGGCACCGAAGATCGGGTGGATGAATCCCCGATTGGTGCAAGCCTCAGCGCCCGGGTGTTCCGACTGCGCAAGCGGGCCCAGAACAAGCACGGGGTGTACTTCGCATCGCTGTCGACCAGCACCATCGTCTACAAGGGCATGCTCACCACCGCCCAGCTGGAGCCGTTCTACCAGGACCTCTCCGATGAGCGTTTCGCCACCCGCCTAGCGATCGTGCACTCTCGGTTCTCCACCAACACGTTCCCGTCCTGGCCGCTGGCCCAGCCGTTCCGCACGATCGCCCACAACGGTGAAATCAACACGGTGAAGGGCAACCGGAACTGGATGAGGGCCCGGCAGTCCCAGCTGCTGTCCCCGCTGTTGGGAGATGAGCCGGAGTCGCTGTTCCCGATCTGCACCCCCGGTGCCTCGGATTCCGCCTCGTTCGATGAGGTCGCCGAGCTGCTGATGCTCTCGGGCCGGCCGCTGCCGCAAGCGATCATGATGATGATCCCGGAGGCGTGGGAGAATCACGCCGCCATGGATCCGGACCGCCGGGCGTTCTACCAGTACCATTCCATGTTCATGGAACCCTGGGATGGGCCGGCCGCCGTGTCCTTCACCGACGGAGTAGTGGCCGGAGCCGTGCTCGACCGCAACGGCCTGCGGCCGGCCCGCTATTGGGAGACGCGCGACGGGCTCGTCGTGTTGGCTTCGGAAGTCGGCGTCGTGCGTATCGACCCGGCCGAGATTGTGCGCAAGGGCCGCGTGCAGCCCGGTCAGATGTTCCTCGTCGACACCGAACAGGGCCGGATCATCCCGGACGAGGAGATCAAGAACGACGTTGCCACGAGCCGGCCCTGGGCCCAGTGGGTCGAGAAGAACCTGCTGCCCTTGGAATCGCTACCCCAACGCGAGCACGTGCGCGCCTCCTCGGCGTCGGTGAAACTACGCCAGCGGACGTTCGGGTACACCACCGAAGAACTGCGCATCCTCGTGGGTCCCATGGCCCGCACGGGCGCCGAACCCCTGGGCGCAATGGGTACCGACACGCCAATTGCCGTGCTCTCGAAGCGTCCGCGGCTGCTTTTCGACTACTTCACCCAGTCCTTCGCCCAGGTCACCAACCCACCCCTGGATGCCATCCGTGAGGAACTCGTGACCTCCATGCGCACCGGCATCGGGCCCCAGGGCAATCTGTTGTCCACGGAGCAGGTGACCACCGAACAGATCAACCTCGACTTCCCGGTGCTCGACAATGTGCAGGTCGCCCGGATTCTGCACCGTCGCGACGAGCACGGTACTAAGCAGACTCTGAAGGTCCGCGGGCTGTACCGTCCCGATGGTGGGGCGGAAGAACTCCGCCGTCGGTTGCAAGAAATCTGCGAGCAAGTCTCGGCCGCCGTGAACCGCGGCGTGAAGTACGTGGTGCTCTCCGACCGCGATTCCAACGCCGCGTGGGCTCCGATCCCGTCGCTGCTGTTGACCTCCGCTGTGCACCACCACCTGCTCAACTCTGCCAACCGGACCAAGACCTCCCTGCTCGTCGAGGCCGGCGACGTGCGCGAGGTCCACCACGTGGCAGTGCTGATCGGATTCGGCGCCTCCGCGGTGAACCCCTATCTGGCCATGGAATCGGCCGAGGACCTGGTGCGCCGCGAGGAGATCACCGGGGTCAGCACCGAGGACGCCGTCAAGAACCTAATCAAAGCGCTCGGCAAGGGCGTGCAGAAGATCATGTCCAAAATGGGAATCTCCACGGTTTGCTCGTACTCCGGGGCGCAAACCTTTGAAGCCATGGGCCTGTCCCAGCGCCTGGTGGACCGCTACTTCACCGGCACGTACTCGCCGATGGGCGGAGTGGGCCTGGACGTGATTGCGGCTGAGGCTGCTCAGCGTCACCGGGCTGCTTATCCACTGGATGGCAACGACATCGACCCGTACCGCGAACTCGAGACCGGAGGTGAATACCAGTGGCGCCGCGAAGGTCCGCCGCATCTGTTCAACCCCGAGACCGTATTCCGGCTGCAGCACGCCACCCGCACCCGCCGCTACGACATTTTCCGTCAGTACACCGAGCTGGTAGACAACCAGGCCGCCGACCTGATGACCCTGCGCGGACTGTTGACCTTCAAATCAGGTCAGCGACCGGCGGTGCCGATCTCCGAAGTGGAACCCGTCTCCGAGATCGTGAAACGCTTCTCCACCGGGGCCATGAGCTATGGCTCGATTTCCCAGGAGGCGCACGAAACACTGGCTATCGCCATGAACCGACTCGGCGGTAAGTCGAACTCCGGTGAGGGGGGCGAAGATCCGGAGCGCCTGCTCGATCCGGAACGTCGCTCCGCTATCAAGCAGATCGCCTCCGGGCGATTCGGGGTCACCAGTTTGTACCTGGCGACGGCAGATGACCTGCAGATCAAGCTCGCCCAGGGCGCCAAGCCGGGGGAGGGCGGCCAGCTGATGGGCACCAAGGTGTATCCATGGGTGGCCAAGACCCGGCATTCCACCCCAGGGGTGACCCTGGTGTCGCCGCCGCCACACCACGATATCTACTCCATCGAGGACCTCGCGGAACTGATCTACGATCTGAAGCGCTCCAACCCGGCGTCGCGGGTTCACGTCAAGCTCGTCTC
It includes:
- the gltB gene encoding glutamate synthase large subunit codes for the protein MTDPENSLNPFTRFAQIPPAQGLYDPATEKDNCGLAMIANLRGGPTHQVVDHALTALRALEHRGAVGADEGTGDGAGILLQIPDGFFRAVVDFTLPEPGHYAVGIAFLPQEEPSCAAAVAELEELAQDEDLQVLGWREVPVDEDTLGSGSRATKPTLRQLFVTMAPGTEDRVDESPIGASLSARVFRLRKRAQNKHGVYFASLSTSTIVYKGMLTTAQLEPFYQDLSDERFATRLAIVHSRFSTNTFPSWPLAQPFRTIAHNGEINTVKGNRNWMRARQSQLLSPLLGDEPESLFPICTPGASDSASFDEVAELLMLSGRPLPQAIMMMIPEAWENHAAMDPDRRAFYQYHSMFMEPWDGPAAVSFTDGVVAGAVLDRNGLRPARYWETRDGLVVLASEVGVVRIDPAEIVRKGRVQPGQMFLVDTEQGRIIPDEEIKNDVATSRPWAQWVEKNLLPLESLPQREHVRASSASVKLRQRTFGYTTEELRILVGPMARTGAEPLGAMGTDTPIAVLSKRPRLLFDYFTQSFAQVTNPPLDAIREELVTSMRTGIGPQGNLLSTEQVTTEQINLDFPVLDNVQVARILHRRDEHGTKQTLKVRGLYRPDGGAEELRRRLQEICEQVSAAVNRGVKYVVLSDRDSNAAWAPIPSLLLTSAVHHHLLNSANRTKTSLLVEAGDVREVHHVAVLIGFGASAVNPYLAMESAEDLVRREEITGVSTEDAVKNLIKALGKGVQKIMSKMGISTVCSYSGAQTFEAMGLSQRLVDRYFTGTYSPMGGVGLDVIAAEAAQRHRAAYPLDGNDIDPYRELETGGEYQWRREGPPHLFNPETVFRLQHATRTRRYDIFRQYTELVDNQAADLMTLRGLLTFKSGQRPAVPISEVEPVSEIVKRFSTGAMSYGSISQEAHETLAIAMNRLGGKSNSGEGGEDPERLLDPERRSAIKQIASGRFGVTSLYLATADDLQIKLAQGAKPGEGGQLMGTKVYPWVAKTRHSTPGVTLVSPPPHHDIYSIEDLAELIYDLKRSNPASRVHVKLVSEHGVGTVAAGVTKAKADVVLISGHDGGTGASPLNSLKHAGAPWELGLAEAQQTLLLNGLRDRVTVQVDGQLKTGRDVVIAALLGAEEFGFATAPLVVSGCIMMRVCHLDTCPVGVATQNPTLRSRYTGKPEFVINFFEFIAQQVREYLAELGFRSLDEAIGHLEVLDMDAAKQHWKSEGLDLAPILEGYDAVALTDQGTALRRATGQNHELDQHFDHQLIHQAEPAIAHGTPTEISLDVINTDRAVGTMLGYHVTSARLDDELDDDVITVRLRGEAGQSLGAFLPSGVTLRLSGEANDYVGKGLSGGRIVVHPDESAVFDPGENVVAGNVIGYGATSGEMFLAGQVGERFLVRNSGATAVVEGIGDHGCEYMTGGTALILGPTGRNFGAGFSGGTAYVLDFKRELLNPLAVSTGELLVIDQLDSDDVERVTDLLTRYAAETTSQLAPRLLADLSGTLNRITKLLPRDFAAVLEARDHAMAEGLDPNGDAVWNRILEATHG
- the lgt gene encoding prolipoprotein diacylglyceryl transferase produces the protein MLSTTASALLNPVIAAIPAPTISEIPFWPRPIQLYALCLITGAVAAFILGSRRWKNRGGHEGAIIDVGIIAVVFGIIGARLYHVFSSPDAYFGPGFDGTGDPLKILYIWNGGLGIWGAIALGAVGAWIACRIHGIRFSAFADVVAPGILLAQAIGRLGNYFNQELFGGPTEAPWGLTVDPDHPNFPAEFPADTLFHPTFLYEMVWSLVGVALLLLLDRRFPLRRGMMVWLYVAWYTLGRTWIEMLRIDDAQLITFFGIEQRLNVWTSLAMFLLAIGFLVYLWVTRPRTPEARTSADAIYVPGRERGPEGAEITSDTEAATDTSIESETTDQPRRG